A portion of the Streptomyces coeruleoprunus genome contains these proteins:
- a CDS encoding FAD-dependent oxidoreductase, with translation MPRPLRVAIVGAGPAGIYAADALLKSEAATEPGVSIDLFERMPAPFGLIRYGVAPDHPRIKGIVTALHQVLDKPQIRLFGNVAYPTDITLDDLRAFYDAVIFSTGAEADRPLDIPGIDLDGSYGAADFVSWYDGHPDVPRTWPLEAEKVAVLGVGNVALDVARILAKTADELLPTEIPPNVYDGLKANKALEIHVFGRRGPAQAKFSPMELRELDHSPNIEVIVNPEDIDYDGGSIEARRSNKQVDMVAKTLENWAIRDIGDRPHKLFLHFFESPAEIVGEDGKVVGLRTERTELDGTGNVKGTGEFTLWDVQSVYRAVGYLSEELPKLPWDAASGTVPDEGGRVMEGGEHLPSTYVTGWIRRGPIGLIGHTKGDANETVANLLEDHREGRLHTPEAPGEDAVVEFLDGKGVAYTTWDGWHRLDAAERALGEAEGRERVKIVEREEMLRASGVEA, from the coding sequence ATGCCCCGCCCCCTGCGGGTGGCCATCGTCGGTGCCGGTCCGGCCGGCATCTACGCCGCCGACGCGCTGCTGAAGTCCGAGGCCGCCACCGAGCCCGGTGTGTCCATCGACCTCTTCGAGCGCATGCCGGCGCCTTTCGGGCTGATCCGGTACGGCGTCGCCCCGGACCACCCCCGCATCAAGGGCATCGTCACGGCCCTCCACCAGGTCCTCGACAAGCCGCAGATCCGCCTCTTCGGCAACGTCGCCTACCCCACCGACATCACCCTGGACGACCTGCGCGCGTTCTACGACGCGGTGATCTTCTCGACCGGCGCCGAGGCCGACCGGCCGCTGGACATCCCGGGCATCGACCTCGACGGCTCGTACGGCGCCGCCGACTTCGTCTCCTGGTACGACGGCCACCCGGACGTGCCGCGCACCTGGCCCCTGGAGGCCGAGAAGGTCGCGGTGCTGGGCGTCGGCAACGTGGCCCTCGACGTGGCGCGCATCCTCGCGAAGACGGCGGACGAGCTGCTGCCGACCGAGATCCCGCCGAACGTCTACGACGGCCTCAAGGCCAACAAGGCCCTGGAGATCCACGTCTTCGGGCGGCGCGGCCCGGCCCAGGCCAAGTTCAGCCCCATGGAGCTGCGCGAACTGGACCACTCGCCGAACATCGAGGTCATCGTCAACCCCGAGGACATCGACTACGACGGCGGCTCCATCGAGGCGCGGCGCTCCAACAAGCAGGTCGACATGGTCGCCAAGACCCTGGAGAACTGGGCGATACGCGACATCGGCGACCGGCCGCACAAGCTGTTCCTGCACTTCTTCGAGTCGCCCGCCGAGATCGTCGGCGAGGACGGCAAGGTCGTCGGGCTGCGCACGGAGCGCACGGAGCTGGACGGCACCGGCAATGTGAAGGGCACCGGCGAGTTCACCCTCTGGGACGTCCAGTCCGTCTACCGGGCCGTCGGCTACCTGTCCGAGGAGCTGCCGAAGCTGCCGTGGGACGCCGCGTCGGGCACCGTGCCGGACGAGGGCGGCCGCGTCATGGAGGGCGGCGAGCACCTGCCGTCCACGTACGTCACGGGGTGGATCAGGCGCGGCCCGATCGGTCTGATCGGCCACACCAAGGGCGACGCCAACGAGACGGTGGCGAACCTGCTGGAGGACCACCGCGAGGGCCGGCTGCACACGCCGGAGGCGCCGGGCGAGGACGCCGTGGTCGAGTTCCTGGACGGCAAGGGCGTCGCGTACACCACGTGGGACGGCTGGCACCGGCTGGACGCGGCCGAGCGGGCGCTCGGCGAGGCGGAGGGCCGCGAGCGCGTGAAGATCGTGGAGCGCGAGGAGATGCTGCGCGCGAGCGGCGTGGAGGCCTGA
- a CDS encoding TerB family tellurite resistance protein, which yields MQPARGSRGRKLRICSVHTSWHTIGDGEFFCPECGGDRNYRRRTGRRRFTLFGVPLLPRGAVGPVIECTACHDRFGTDVLDHPTTARFSAMLRDAVHTVALAVLAAGGTSSHTAVRTAVSAVRAAGYEDCTADSLTALIEALAADTGRFVTDTDGPCGAALAIELHEALEPLAPHLAPTGRESILLQGARIALADGAYIPAERDVLTTVGNALLLCPDDTARLMETARAPF from the coding sequence GTGCAGCCAGCACGGGGATCACGCGGCCGAAAACTCCGCATTTGTTCCGTACACACCTCGTGGCACACCATCGGCGACGGCGAGTTCTTCTGCCCCGAGTGCGGCGGTGACCGCAACTACCGGCGTCGTACGGGCCGTCGGCGCTTCACCCTTTTCGGTGTTCCGCTGCTGCCGCGCGGAGCCGTCGGGCCCGTCATCGAGTGCACGGCCTGCCACGACCGCTTCGGCACCGACGTCCTCGACCATCCGACCACCGCACGGTTCTCGGCCATGCTCCGCGACGCCGTCCACACCGTGGCCCTCGCGGTCCTCGCCGCCGGCGGCACCTCCTCGCACACCGCCGTGCGCACGGCGGTCTCCGCCGTGCGGGCCGCCGGGTACGAGGACTGCACGGCCGACAGCCTCACCGCGCTGATCGAGGCGCTCGCCGCCGACACCGGCCGGTTCGTCACCGACACCGACGGGCCGTGCGGCGCCGCCCTCGCCATCGAGCTGCACGAGGCGCTGGAGCCGCTCGCCCCGCACCTCGCCCCGACCGGGCGCGAGTCGATCCTGCTCCAGGGCGCGCGCATCGCCCTCGCGGACGGGGCCTACATCCCCGCCGAGCGCGATGTGCTGACGACCGTCGGCAACGCGCTGCTGCTGTGCCCGGACGACACCGCCCGGCTCATGGAAACGGCACGCGCCCCGTTCTGA
- a CDS encoding M4 family metallopeptidase, with translation MTAATSTPCFCTIVPPHLLDRLARAGDPAIADAARRTLVTDAANRTARRLTTVVGVRTVGDAPAVTGKPRRTVFDAEHRTQLPGRKVRAEGAEPVRDATVNRAYAGLGATFDLFLDVFGRDSIDGSGLPLDATVHYDRDYGNAFWNGEQMVFGDGDGEIFRDFTIPVDVIGHELAHGVTQYTANLAYFSQPGALNESMSDVFGSLVKQYALGQTAEQADWLIGAGLLSDRVEGVALRSMKAPGTAYDDDVLGKDPQPATMDDYVETAADNGGVHINSGIPNHAFYLLATALGGHAWERAGRIWYDVLTGGKLKETADFAAFARLTVAAARERYGEGGAEDQAVVKAWSTVGVPTR, from the coding sequence ATGACTGCTGCCACCTCCACGCCCTGTTTCTGCACGATCGTCCCGCCGCACCTGCTGGACCGGCTGGCCCGCGCCGGCGACCCCGCCATCGCCGACGCGGCCCGCCGGACCCTCGTCACCGACGCCGCGAACCGCACGGCCCGCCGCCTCACCACGGTCGTGGGCGTCCGCACCGTCGGCGACGCCCCCGCGGTCACCGGGAAACCGCGCCGCACGGTCTTCGACGCCGAGCACCGCACGCAACTGCCCGGCAGGAAGGTGCGCGCCGAGGGCGCCGAGCCCGTCCGGGACGCCACCGTGAACCGCGCGTACGCGGGGCTCGGGGCGACGTTCGACCTGTTCCTGGACGTCTTCGGCCGTGACTCCATCGACGGCTCGGGCCTGCCGCTGGACGCGACGGTCCACTACGACCGGGACTACGGCAACGCCTTCTGGAACGGCGAGCAGATGGTGTTCGGGGACGGCGACGGCGAGATCTTCCGGGACTTCACCATCCCGGTGGACGTGATCGGCCACGAGCTGGCCCACGGCGTCACCCAGTACACGGCGAACCTCGCCTACTTCAGCCAGCCGGGCGCGCTCAACGAGTCGATGTCCGACGTCTTCGGCTCGCTGGTCAAGCAGTACGCCCTCGGCCAGACCGCCGAGCAGGCCGACTGGCTGATCGGCGCGGGCCTGCTGTCGGACCGGGTCGAGGGCGTGGCACTGCGGTCGATGAAGGCGCCGGGCACGGCGTACGACGACGACGTCCTCGGCAAGGACCCGCAGCCGGCGACGATGGACGACTACGTCGAGACGGCCGCCGACAACGGCGGCGTGCACATCAACTCCGGCATCCCGAACCACGCCTTCTACCTGCTGGCCACGGCCCTCGGCGGGCACGCCTGGGAGCGGGCGGGGCGGATCTGGTACGACGTGCTGACCGGCGGGAAGCTGAAGGAGACCGCCGACTTCGCGGCGTTCGCCCGGCTGACGGTCGCGGCGGCCCGCGAGCGGTACGGGGAGGGCGGCGCGGAGGACCAGGCCGTGGTGAAGGCCTGGTCGACGGTCGGTGTGCCCACCCGGTAG
- the leuA gene encoding 2-isopropylmalate synthase, whose amino-acid sequence MSQPVGRPTPLTNATHTQKPSGMPVHKYGPYEAVDIPDRTWPDKRITKAPRWLSTDLRDGNQALIDPMSPARKRAMFDLLVRMGYKEIEVGFPSSGETDFAFVRSIIEEGAIPEDVTISVLTQAREDLIERTVESLRGAHRATVHMYNATAPVFRRVVFRGSKDDIKQIAVDGTRLVMEYADKILGDETVFGYQYSPEIFTDTELDFALEVCEGVMDVWQPEAGREIILNLPATVERSTPSTHADRFEWMSRNLSRRESVCLSVHPHNDRGTAVAAAELAIMAGADRIEGCLFGQGERTGNVDLVTLGMNLFSQGVDPQIDFSQIDEIRRTSEYCNQMEIHPRHPYAGDLVYTAFSGSHQDAIKKGFDAMEAEAAAAGKTVDEIEWAVPYLPIDPKDVGRSYEAVIRVNSQSGKGGIAYVLKNDHKLDLPRRMQIEFSKIIQAKTDAEGGEVTPKDIWAVFQDEYLPNPDNAWGRIQLRSGQTTTDKDGTDTLTVEAVVDGEDTLLTGTGNGPISAFFDALNTIGVDARLLDYQEHTMSEGASAQAASYIECAIDGKVLWGIGIDANTTRASLKAVISAVNRAAR is encoded by the coding sequence ATGTCCCAGCCCGTTGGTCGCCCCACGCCCCTCACCAACGCGACGCACACCCAGAAGCCGTCCGGGATGCCCGTCCACAAGTACGGCCCGTACGAGGCCGTCGACATCCCCGACCGCACCTGGCCCGACAAGCGGATCACCAAGGCGCCGCGCTGGCTGTCCACGGACCTGCGGGACGGCAACCAGGCACTGATCGACCCGATGTCCCCGGCCCGCAAGCGCGCGATGTTCGACCTGCTGGTGCGCATGGGCTACAAGGAGATCGAGGTCGGCTTCCCGTCCTCCGGCGAGACCGACTTCGCCTTCGTGCGCTCCATCATCGAGGAGGGCGCCATCCCGGAGGACGTGACGATCTCCGTACTGACCCAGGCCCGCGAGGACCTGATCGAGCGGACCGTCGAGTCCCTGCGCGGCGCGCACCGCGCCACGGTGCACATGTACAACGCGACGGCCCCGGTCTTCCGCCGCGTCGTCTTCCGCGGCTCCAAGGACGACATCAAGCAGATCGCCGTCGACGGCACGCGCCTGGTGATGGAGTACGCCGACAAGATCCTGGGCGACGAGACGGTCTTCGGCTACCAGTACAGCCCCGAGATCTTCACCGACACCGAGCTGGACTTCGCGCTGGAGGTCTGCGAGGGCGTCATGGACGTCTGGCAGCCCGAGGCCGGCCGCGAGATCATCCTCAACCTGCCCGCCACGGTGGAGCGTTCGACGCCGTCGACGCACGCGGACCGCTTCGAGTGGATGTCGCGCAACCTGTCGCGCCGCGAGTCCGTCTGCCTGTCCGTCCACCCGCACAACGACCGGGGCACGGCCGTCGCCGCCGCCGAACTGGCGATCATGGCGGGCGCGGACCGCATCGAGGGCTGCCTGTTCGGGCAGGGCGAGCGGACCGGCAACGTCGACCTGGTCACCCTGGGCATGAACCTGTTCAGCCAGGGCGTCGACCCGCAGATCGACTTCTCGCAGATCGACGAGATCCGCCGTACCTCCGAGTACTGCAATCAGATGGAGATCCACCCGCGCCACCCCTACGCGGGCGACCTCGTCTACACCGCCTTCTCCGGCTCCCACCAGGACGCCATCAAGAAGGGCTTCGACGCGATGGAGGCCGAAGCCGCCGCCGCGGGGAAGACCGTCGACGAGATCGAGTGGGCCGTCCCGTACCTGCCGATCGACCCGAAGGACGTCGGCCGCTCCTACGAGGCGGTCATCCGCGTCAACTCGCAGTCCGGCAAGGGCGGCATCGCGTACGTCCTGAAGAACGACCACAAGCTGGACCTGCCGCGCCGCATGCAGATCGAGTTCTCGAAGATCATCCAGGCGAAGACCGACGCCGAGGGCGGCGAGGTCACGCCGAAGGACATCTGGGCGGTCTTCCAGGACGAGTACCTGCCGAACCCGGACAACGCGTGGGGACGCATCCAGCTGCGGTCCGGCCAGACCACGACCGACAAGGACGGCACGGACACGCTGACCGTCGAGGCGGTCGTCGACGGCGAGGACACGCTGCTGACCGGTACCGGCAACGGTCCGATCTCCGCCTTCTTCGACGCGCTGAACACCATCGGCGTCGACGCCCGGCTGCTGGACTACCAGGAGCACACGATGAGCGAGGGCGCCTCCGCCCAGGCCGCCTCGTACATCGAATGCGCCATCGACGGCAAGGTGCTGTGGGGCATCGGCATCGACGCCAACACCACCCGCGCCTCCCTCAAGGCGGTCATCTCCGCGGTCAACCGCGCCGCGCGCTGA